One Ranitomeya variabilis isolate aRanVar5 chromosome 5, aRanVar5.hap1, whole genome shotgun sequence DNA window includes the following coding sequences:
- the LOC143774795 gene encoding extracellular calcium-sensing receptor-like yields MENKVFDGNLMVLVSYGKDGGCKLRASNLSLIFETGDILLGAIIPFHKGSVPPTITFTEPPAQDTCAWFLFETFQQFQALRFAVEEINKNPEVLPNITLGFVAYDSCSALNKELEGTLGMITGQDQAIPNYLWLGRPPMAAILGHSMSTYSILMAHVLGLYRYPQISHYATSSLLSDRKQFPSFFRTVPSDTFQSKGLAQLVLHFGWTWLGLVAMGNDYGQLGIQVITQEVLKAGACVAFTEYILLDRADQNAPHITRIIQQSTAQVIIVFSIDIYLIPILDEMIKLNVSGKIFVASEAWSISSILLVEKYAPLLSGSLGFAFHSSTIPGFKEYLKKTHPFYTPGETVTRLFWEKTFGCTFLGNNDPIYNDSSKICSGNENLETVENVYTDASSLRTSYNIYMSAHVIAKSLHDLQSCRENNGPFRNGGCANLHNFTPWQLTHYVQNVKVRLNDGIEVFFDKNGDPPAVYDIVNWQQDDNGVMKQVKVGQYDSAVKSPDIFTLNSSAIQWIYRQEQIPTSVCSKSCAPGFRKATIRGEPVCCYHCIPCPQGEISNQTDSLDCSKCPWDKWPNMQRNCCYAKTVEFLSFEEPLGATLAGTGLSSFTIPLTILSLYLKKKDTPIVKANNYSLSCLLLVCLSFCFLSSLTFIGYPESHKCLLRQAAFGMVFAVCISCVLAKTMMVVFAFMATKPGSSLKKWATPQVSYGIILFCSMLQFILCALWMSISPPFPENDIQTYPGTIIAECNEGFRTAFWCMVGYLSLLAFISFILAFLARRLPDSFNETKFITFSMLAFLSVWISFIPASISARGKYIVAMEVFAIIFSTWALVICMFLPKCFLILFRPDMNSKEHLLRKLRKTT; encoded by the exons TCTCTTATGGAAAAGATGGAGGCTGCAAGTTGAGGGCTTCAAACCTCTCCCTGATATTCGAGACTGGAGATATCTTACTAGGAGCAATAATCCCATTCCATAAAGGCTCCGTACCCCCGACAATCACATTCACGGAGCCTCCCGCTCAAGACACCTGCGCCTG GTTTTTATTTGAAACTTTCCAGCAGTTCCAAGCTTTGAGGTTTGCAGTGGAAGAAATAAATAAGAATCCAGAAGTTCTCCCAAATATCACCTTGGGTTTTGTGGCCTATGATTCCTGTTCTGCCTTAAATAAGGAGTTGGAAGGAACCCTAGGAATGATCACCGGCCAAGATCAAGCAATACCTAATTATTTATGGTTGGGAAGACCACCAATGGCTGCAATCCTTGGACACTCAATGTCCACCTACTCCATTCTGATGGCTCATGTTCTCGGCCTTTATAGATATCCACAG ATAAGTCATTATGCTACGAGTTCTCTACTGAGCGACCGGAAACAATTCCCTTCCTTCTTCAGGACTGTACCCAGTGATACCTTTCAATCAAAAGGATTGGCTCAACTAGTCTTGCATTTTGGATGGACATGGCTGGGGCTTGTGGCAATGGGAAATGACTATGGCCAACTAGGGATTCAAGTGATTACACAAGAGGTTCTAAAAGCTGGAGCTTGTGTGGCCTTTACAGAATATATTCTACTAGATCGGGCAGACCAAAATGCTCCCCACATCACTCGTATCATACAGCAGTCCACAGCCCAGGTTATAATTGTGTTTTCCATTGATATCTATTTAATCCCAATTTTAGATGAGATGATCAAACTGAATGTCAGTGGAAAGATCTTTGTAGCAAGTGAAGCTTGGTCCAtctcctccattcttctggttgagAAGTACGCTCCTCTACTCTCTGGATCTTTAGGGTTTGCCTTTCACAGTTCAACAATCCCAGGATTTAAGGAGTATCTGAAAAAAACTCATCCATTTTATACTCCGGGGGAAACAGTAACTAGATTATTCTGGGAAAAAACATTTGGATGTACATTTTTGGGCAATAATGATCCAATTTATAATGATTCTTCAAAAATCTGTTCTGGGAATGAGAACTTAGAGACTGTTGAGAATGTCTATACTGATGCCTCTAGTTTGAGAACGTCCTATAACATATACATGTCTGCTCACGTCATTGCTAAATCCTTACACGACCTTCAGTCATGTCGAGAGAATAACGGACCTTTCCGTAATGGAGGTTGTGCGAATCTACATAATTTCACACCTTGGCAG CTAACACATTACGTCCAGAATGTCAAAGTGAGGTTAAATGATGGAATAGAGGTGTTCTTTGATAAAAATGGAGATCCTCCCGCTGTATATGACATCGTTAACTGGCAGCAGGATGATAATGGGGTCATGAAGCAAGTCAAGGTTGGACAGTATGATTCGGCAGTCAAGAGTCCAGACATCTTCACGCTAAACAGCAGTGCCATACAATGGATATATAGGCAAGAACAG ATTCCTACCTCAGTCTGCAGCAAGAGCTGTGCTCCAGGTTTCCGGAAAGCCACCATAAGAGGAGAACCTGTCTGCTGTTATCATTGCATCCCATGTCCGCAAGGGGAGATATCAAACCAAACTG ACTCATTGGACTGCTCTAAATGTCCATGGGACAAGTGGCCAAACATGCAGAGGAACTGTTGTTATGCAAAGACTGTAGAATTTCTCTCCTTTGAGGAGCCTCTGGGTGCCACGCTTGCTGGTACTGGACTCTCTTCCTTCACCATACCGCTTACCATATTGAGTCTCTATCTTAAAAAGAAGGACACGCCAATTGTCAAAGCCAATAACTACTCCTTGAGTTGTCTTCTCCTGGTATGTCTTTCCTTTTGTTTCCTCTCTTCATTGACATTCATTGGCTACCCTGAATCTCATAAATGTCTGCTGCGCCAAGCTGCTTTTGGCATGGTATTTGCTGTATGTATCTCATGTGTCTTAGCCAAAACTATGATGGTGGTTTTTGCTTTCATGGCCACAAAACCAGGAAGCAGCTTAAAAAAGTGGGCTACGCCCCAGGTGTCTTATGGAATTATTCTTTTTTGCTCCATGTTACAATTCATCCTATGTGCCTTATGGATGTCCATTTCACCTCCATTTCCAGAAAATGACATTCAAACATACCCTGGGACTATCATTGCTGAGTGTAATGAGGGTTTTCGGACTGCCTTCTGGTGCATGGTTGGTTATCTTAGCCTCTTGGCTTTCATTAGTTTCATTCTAGCATTCTTGGCCAGAAGACTTCCGGACAGTTTCAATGAGACCAAGTTCATCACCTTCAGCATGTTGGCCTTCCTCAGTGTATGGATCTCTTTTATCCCAGCTTCTATTAGTGCAAGAGGCAAATACATCGTGGCCATGGAGGTGTTTGCCATAATATTCTCTACTTGGGCCCTTGTTATCTGTATGTTTCTACCCAAGTGTTTCCTGATATTGTTTAGACCAGATATGAACTCCAAGGAACATCTTCTGAGAAAGTTGAGAAAAACAACGTAA